Proteins from a genomic interval of Beijerinckia indica subsp. indica ATCC 9039:
- a CDS encoding glycoside hydrolase family 32 protein, giving the protein MISSAIELGSFGLLHAEETGTVQWRPALHYTPERNWMNDPNGLVFNNGLYHLFYQYNPKGNVWGNMSWGHATSPDLIHWNEHDVAMSANETEEIFSGSIVVDEHNTSRLGSANSSPLIALYTSAYKAGSGHPAGTQAQSLAYSQDEAQTWHPYDHNPVLTLSPESKNFRDPKISWYPKGGYWLLTTVVADAQVVKIYRSNNLLNWEFLSDFSLPGIPHQGALWEMSDLFPLPLDGDKNDQKWVMIVNVNPWSIAGGSGALYFVGGFDGKVFVPEHLPPAGSDPSQYLWLDHGADFYAAGTFAHEPHGKAVIMGWMSNWDYAEHVPTAPWKGAMALPRVLALKTIDGIPQLVFSPVDQYTSLVQGQPAARIETLTVSSSIKELDPSTQGTVQNIAVTIHPGAAQRAGLIIRGSAKGDVGTRIFYDTSNHTLTLDRSQSGETNFSSAFSKQHIVNLPLENGELRLTIIVDRNSVEVFANNGRAVITDLIFPTLDDNRISVFAEHGDATFNDLAITNLSDLTNIKQ; this is encoded by the coding sequence GTGATTTCATCTGCGATAGAGCTTGGTTCGTTCGGTCTGTTGCATGCCGAGGAGACAGGCACGGTCCAGTGGCGTCCGGCCTTGCATTACACGCCCGAACGGAACTGGATGAACGATCCAAACGGATTGGTATTCAATAACGGCCTTTATCATTTGTTCTACCAATATAACCCCAAAGGAAATGTCTGGGGTAATATGTCATGGGGACATGCAACCAGCCCTGATCTGATTCATTGGAATGAACATGATGTGGCGATGTCGGCAAACGAGACCGAAGAGATTTTCTCCGGCTCAATCGTCGTCGACGAACACAATACATCCAGATTAGGCTCGGCGAATTCATCCCCTCTCATCGCACTTTATACGAGTGCGTATAAGGCTGGGTCGGGTCACCCCGCAGGAACTCAGGCACAATCGCTTGCCTACAGCCAAGACGAAGCGCAAACGTGGCATCCGTATGATCATAATCCCGTATTGACTCTTAGCCCGGAGTCAAAAAACTTTCGAGATCCAAAAATTTCCTGGTATCCGAAAGGAGGTTATTGGCTGCTGACAACTGTTGTCGCGGATGCGCAAGTCGTTAAAATCTATCGCTCCAATAATCTGCTCAACTGGGAATTCCTCAGTGATTTCAGTCTCCCTGGTATCCCTCATCAGGGTGCGCTTTGGGAAATGTCCGATCTTTTCCCTCTTCCTCTTGACGGCGATAAAAACGATCAAAAGTGGGTTATGATTGTCAATGTCAACCCTTGGTCAATCGCGGGAGGATCCGGCGCGCTTTATTTCGTCGGAGGTTTCGATGGCAAGGTGTTTGTTCCTGAGCATCTTCCTCCGGCAGGCTCGGACCCTTCCCAATATTTGTGGCTCGACCACGGCGCCGACTTTTATGCGGCTGGAACATTTGCCCATGAGCCCCATGGCAAAGCGGTGATCATGGGCTGGATGAGCAATTGGGATTATGCGGAGCATGTCCCGACGGCACCATGGAAAGGGGCAATGGCCCTGCCGCGTGTGCTCGCGTTGAAAACAATCGATGGTATCCCGCAACTCGTCTTTTCTCCCGTCGATCAATATACATCCCTAGTCCAGGGACAGCCGGCGGCGAGAATTGAGACTCTGACCGTCTCCTCGTCAATCAAGGAACTTGACCCGTCCACGCAAGGAACCGTGCAGAATATCGCGGTTACCATCCATCCCGGCGCCGCTCAACGTGCTGGGCTCATCATACGCGGTTCAGCAAAGGGTGATGTGGGGACGCGGATTTTTTATGACACATCCAACCACACATTGACACTCGATCGTTCCCAATCTGGCGAAACGAACTTTTCAAGTGCATTCAGTAAACAACATATTGTCAACTTGCCGCTAGAGAATGGGGAACTGCGTCTCACAATCATTGTGGATAGGAATTCGGTCGAGGTTTTCGCCAACAATGGCCGCGCAGTCATCACGGATCTCATTTTTCCGACTCTTGATGACAATCGCATCTCTGTCTTCGCGGAGCATGGCGATGCGACATTCAATGACCTCGCCATTACCAATCTCTCCGATCTGACTAATATAAAGCAGTAA
- a CDS encoding glycoside hydrolase family 68 protein, with amino-acid sequence MLINSLKANLLIHFALNMSFLYNTARIEQQSCCSIHSEDIFMASRSFNVCIRSLIAGSLLTATALSAQAQSGYPIPTPHSGQAYDPFADFTAKWTRANARQIKAQSHVPVSPDQNSLPLNLTMPDIPADFPQTNPDVWVWDTWPLADVHGNQLSFQGWEVIFSLTADPHAGYVFDDRHVHARIGFFYRKAGIPANQRPIDGGWIYGGHLFPDGSSVKVFGNVPMTQNAEWSGGARFVGGPYADGPQHAYLKNNNVSLYYTATSFNRNAQGGNITPPIAIISRADGQIQADDKHVWFTGFDQHLPLLAPDGKYYQTGQQNEFFSFRDPYVFLDPAHPGKTFMVFEGNTAVQRGSRSCTEADLGYSPNDPNKEDLNAVMDSGAIYQMANVGLAVATNDELTQWKFLPPILSGNCVNDQTERPQIYLKDGKYYLFTISHRTTYAAGVDGPDGVYGFVGDGIRSDFIPLNGLSGLTLGNPTDLYQPAGAPYALNPNQNPRTFQSYSHYVMPGGLVESFIDAIGTRRGGALAPTVKININRTSTILDRTYGNAGLGGYGDIPANLPALGQGNGHGVTNGQ; translated from the coding sequence ATGCTCATCAACAGCCTAAAGGCCAACTTATTAATTCATTTTGCCTTAAATATGTCATTTCTCTACAATACGGCTAGAATCGAGCAGCAATCATGCTGCTCGATTCATTCAGAGGACATATTTATGGCAAGTCGATCGTTTAATGTTTGTATACGTAGCCTCATCGCGGGCTCGCTTCTGACTGCCACAGCACTGTCCGCTCAGGCTCAATCGGGTTACCCGATACCGACTCCGCATTCGGGACAAGCCTATGATCCATTTGCGGATTTTACCGCCAAATGGACGCGCGCCAATGCCCGTCAAATCAAGGCGCAATCACATGTCCCGGTGTCACCCGATCAGAATTCGCTGCCGCTCAATCTGACGATGCCCGATATCCCTGCCGATTTCCCGCAAACCAACCCGGACGTGTGGGTGTGGGATACGTGGCCTCTCGCCGATGTGCATGGCAATCAGCTGAGCTTCCAGGGGTGGGAGGTCATTTTCTCGCTGACCGCTGATCCGCATGCCGGTTATGTTTTCGATGATCGCCACGTTCACGCACGTATCGGCTTCTTTTATCGCAAGGCCGGAATTCCCGCGAACCAGCGCCCGATTGATGGCGGCTGGATCTATGGCGGGCATTTGTTCCCGGATGGTAGCAGCGTCAAAGTCTTCGGTAACGTCCCCATGACGCAAAACGCGGAATGGTCCGGCGGCGCCCGCTTCGTGGGCGGCCCTTATGCTGATGGCCCGCAACACGCCTACCTGAAGAACAACAACGTCAGCCTCTATTACACGGCGACATCGTTCAACCGTAATGCTCAGGGCGGTAACATCACACCGCCGATCGCCATCATCTCGCGCGCGGATGGACAAATTCAAGCAGATGATAAGCATGTGTGGTTCACGGGATTCGATCAACATCTCCCGCTGCTCGCACCCGACGGCAAATATTATCAGACCGGTCAGCAGAACGAGTTCTTCTCCTTCCGCGATCCCTATGTCTTCCTTGACCCCGCTCATCCGGGCAAGACCTTCATGGTCTTCGAAGGCAATACCGCCGTGCAGCGCGGCTCCCGCTCCTGCACCGAGGCAGATCTCGGATATTCTCCCAATGACCCGAACAAAGAAGACCTGAATGCGGTCATGGACTCCGGAGCCATTTACCAAATGGCCAATGTCGGTCTTGCCGTGGCGACGAACGATGAACTGACGCAGTGGAAGTTCCTGCCGCCGATCCTGTCCGGTAATTGCGTGAACGATCAGACCGAACGTCCTCAGATCTATCTGAAGGATGGAAAATATTACCTGTTCACGATCAGCCACCGCACGACCTATGCGGCGGGCGTCGATGGGCCGGACGGCGTCTATGGCTTCGTCGGTGATGGCATTCGCAGCGACTTCATTCCCCTGAATGGCCTCAGCGGCCTCACGCTCGGCAACCCGACCGATCTCTATCAGCCGGCCGGCGCTCCTTACGCCTTGAATCCAAATCAAAATCCTCGGACGTTCCAGTCCTATTCGCATTATGTCATGCCGGGCGGCCTCGTTGAATCGTTTATCGATGCCATCGGCACTCGTCGCGGTGGCGCGCTGGCTCCGACGGTGAAGATCAACATCAACAGAACTTCTACCATCCTCGACAGGACCTATGGCAATGCCGGATTGGGTGGCTATGGCGACATCCCGGCCAATCTTCCCGCGCTTGGCCAAGGTAATGGCCATGGTGTCACGAACGGCCAGTAA
- a CDS encoding SOS response-associated peptidase produces the protein MCGRFAINSSPDAMREFFGYDEALDFPPRYNIAPSLPVPVIRAERRGRAAPTRHVLLMRWGFLPGFVKDPKQYPLVFNARSESLFSKASFKNAMRRRRCLFMADAFYEWRHEVKGKPGRPYLLHRRDREPLAFAGLWETWMGPHGEELDTACIVTTAANGATAALHPRLPAIIEKKHFDLWLDLDETSTEKAYGLLHPPENDVLDFYEIGLAVNKAGHDAADIQVRVTPEERRAREQSVSELPNEPVQGSLF, from the coding sequence ATGTGCGGGCGTTTTGCCATAAATTCGAGCCCCGACGCCATGCGCGAGTTCTTTGGCTATGATGAAGCGTTGGATTTCCCGCCACGCTATAATATTGCGCCGAGCTTGCCCGTGCCAGTCATCAGGGCCGAACGTCGGGGTCGCGCCGCGCCCACGCGGCATGTTTTGCTGATGCGTTGGGGATTCCTACCGGGTTTCGTCAAGGATCCGAAACAATATCCATTGGTTTTTAACGCCCGTAGCGAAAGCCTGTTCAGCAAGGCAAGTTTCAAAAATGCCATGCGAAGGCGGCGTTGCCTCTTCATGGCCGATGCTTTTTACGAATGGCGTCATGAGGTGAAAGGCAAGCCAGGCCGGCCCTATTTGTTGCATCGGCGCGATAGAGAACCTCTTGCCTTTGCCGGTCTTTGGGAAACTTGGATGGGACCGCATGGCGAGGAATTGGATACCGCCTGTATTGTAACCACGGCGGCGAATGGAGCGACCGCCGCTTTGCATCCGCGGCTTCCTGCGATCATCGAGAAAAAGCATTTCGATCTTTGGCTCGATCTGGATGAGACCAGCACCGAGAAAGCCTATGGCCTGTTGCACCCGCCCGAAAACGATGTTCTCGATTTTTATGAAATCGGGCTCGCCGTGAACAAAGCGGGACATGACGCGGCTGATATTCAGGTCAGGGTCACGCCGGAAGAGCGCCGCGCGCGCGAACAATCCGTTTCCGAGCTGCCGAACGAGCCCGTGCAGGGAAGCCTCTTTTGA
- a CDS encoding L-threonylcarbamoyladenylate synthase, protein MSVPPVSQDDLTSEITKAASILRQGGLVAFPTETVYGLGADATRDEAVAKIYAAKERPSFNPLIAHVASLAEAQCHGIFSDMALRLAACFWPGPLTLVVPVSPESKICALARAGLDSVALRVPAHPIARALIEATGLPLAAPSANRSGRVSPVSAEHVREDLGDRVDLILDGGRCPVGVESTIIDCLEAQPRLLRPGGIPREAIETCLGRILEAPPRLTATSPLRGPGLLASHYAPRAKVRLDATDLQKGEAGLDFGGHFAKAAHTLDLSPSGDLTEAAAHLFTYLRHLDALGLETIAVAPIPETGLGEAINDRLRRAAAPRHPAS, encoded by the coding sequence TTGTCTGTTCCCCCTGTTTCACAGGATGATCTCACGTCTGAAATCACGAAGGCGGCTTCGATCCTTCGCCAAGGCGGCCTCGTCGCTTTCCCGACCGAGACGGTTTATGGGCTCGGCGCCGACGCGACGCGCGATGAAGCTGTCGCCAAAATCTATGCGGCCAAGGAACGGCCCTCCTTCAACCCGCTGATCGCCCATGTTGCGAGCCTCGCAGAAGCCCAGTGTCACGGGATTTTCTCCGATATGGCCTTGCGGCTCGCCGCCTGCTTTTGGCCTGGCCCTCTCACGCTCGTGGTGCCCGTTTCACCGGAAAGCAAGATTTGCGCCCTGGCGCGGGCTGGACTCGACAGCGTGGCCCTGCGCGTCCCGGCGCATCCGATCGCGCGTGCCTTGATCGAAGCGACGGGTCTGCCGCTCGCGGCGCCTTCCGCCAATCGCTCTGGCCGGGTGAGCCCGGTCAGCGCCGAGCATGTCCGCGAGGACCTTGGCGATCGTGTCGACCTGATCCTCGATGGCGGTCGCTGCCCTGTCGGCGTGGAATCGACCATTATCGACTGTCTCGAAGCACAACCTCGCCTCTTGCGGCCGGGCGGCATTCCCCGCGAGGCCATCGAAACCTGTCTCGGCCGCATCCTTGAGGCACCACCGCGTCTTACTGCCACTTCTCCCTTGCGCGGGCCTGGACTCCTGGCCTCTCATTATGCGCCGCGCGCCAAGGTCCGGCTCGACGCCACAGACTTACAAAAAGGAGAAGCAGGACTGGATTTCGGCGGTCACTTCGCGAAGGCGGCCCACACTCTCGATCTGTCGCCGAGCGGCGATCTCACCGAGGCTGCGGCACATCTCTTCACCTATCTCCGCCATCTCGACGCTTTGGGATTAGAGACGATCGCGGTGGCGCCCATCCCCGAAACCGGTCTCGGCGAGGCGATCAACGACCGGCTGCGCCGCGCCGCCGCGCCAAGACATCCAGCATCATAA
- a CDS encoding efflux transporter outer membrane subunit has translation MADRKSLTPAIFAIVSLSTGLGGCLSVGPDYVGPDPMLPAKSFYGPPEPAAAVAALPSQGPAKGPVSPVDPLWWRTFRDPTLTSLVQRAAGANLDVRTASMRLAQSRFERGVTAAAALPTGNGNASYNRQQISNQGVVTLVNPLVQQLGVGAFTVPPINVWSPTFDASWELDIWGHVRRQIEAADAQMDAAEEQRRAMLVSTMAELARDYIQLRGVQAQIGILKDNIVSSEDILKLTRTRAEKGMTTGLDVENAAAQVESEKAQLPSLEDQQIELINALSLLLDSPPGALNDELIKSKPIPPVPPQVPLGIPSELARRRPDIRQAEAQLHSATANIGVAVAEFYPTVKLNGSVGANALDFKNLWKPSALQYNFGPSFAVPLFDGGRLKATLHLREAQQQEAAIAYHKTVLGAWHEVVNTLTAYQKEQQRRARLNAQVDHARQVLSLSRTRYNTGVTDFITVLDAERTLLGAQQQYAQSTTNVSTDLVALYKALGGGWEMVFPDKDAPTLATPEMTASVAPAPAAQ, from the coding sequence ATGGCGGATAGAAAAAGCCTCACTCCGGCAATATTTGCCATTGTCTCTCTCAGCACTGGCCTCGGTGGTTGTCTCTCTGTCGGTCCCGATTATGTGGGGCCGGACCCGATGCTTCCCGCGAAGTCCTTTTACGGGCCACCGGAACCGGCAGCGGCGGTCGCGGCCTTGCCATCGCAAGGACCGGCCAAGGGGCCGGTGTCGCCAGTCGATCCTCTCTGGTGGCGCACGTTCCGAGACCCCACTTTGACGTCGCTTGTACAAAGAGCAGCGGGTGCCAATCTGGACGTTCGTACAGCCTCGATGCGCTTGGCACAGAGTCGCTTTGAACGTGGTGTTACGGCTGCGGCCGCATTGCCGACCGGCAATGGCAATGCAAGTTATAATCGTCAGCAAATCAGTAATCAGGGTGTTGTCACTCTGGTTAATCCGCTCGTCCAACAACTCGGCGTCGGTGCGTTTACCGTGCCGCCAATCAATGTCTGGTCGCCGACATTCGATGCATCCTGGGAACTCGATATCTGGGGCCATGTACGCCGGCAGATTGAAGCAGCAGATGCGCAAATGGATGCCGCCGAAGAACAACGCCGCGCCATGCTTGTCTCGACCATGGCGGAACTCGCGCGTGACTACATTCAATTGCGCGGGGTTCAGGCGCAGATTGGCATCCTCAAAGACAATATCGTGAGTTCCGAGGATATTCTGAAACTGACCCGGACCCGGGCCGAGAAAGGCATGACAACAGGCCTTGATGTCGAGAATGCTGCCGCACAGGTCGAAAGCGAGAAAGCGCAATTGCCGAGCCTTGAGGATCAGCAAATAGAGCTCATCAATGCTCTAAGCCTATTGCTGGATAGCCCCCCTGGGGCCCTCAATGATGAGCTCATCAAATCGAAGCCCATCCCTCCCGTGCCCCCACAGGTTCCGCTGGGCATTCCTTCCGAACTCGCTCGCCGGCGCCCGGATATTCGGCAGGCCGAAGCGCAACTCCATTCAGCGACCGCCAATATTGGCGTCGCGGTGGCGGAATTCTATCCAACTGTCAAACTGAATGGCAGCGTGGGTGCCAATGCCCTCGATTTCAAGAATTTGTGGAAGCCGAGTGCATTGCAATATAATTTTGGGCCGAGCTTTGCTGTTCCGCTCTTCGACGGCGGCCGGTTGAAAGCGACTCTGCACTTGCGTGAGGCTCAGCAGCAGGAAGCGGCGATCGCCTACCATAAGACCGTGCTCGGTGCCTGGCATGAGGTGGTCAATACATTGACTGCTTATCAGAAAGAGCAGCAAAGGCGGGCGAGGCTCAACGCGCAGGTCGATCATGCGCGCCAAGTGCTTTCGCTCTCACGCACACGCTATAATACAGGCGTCACCGATTTCATTACCGTGCTCGACGCGGAACGCACGCTTCTTGGAGCGCAGCAGCAATATGCGCAGAGCACGACCAATGTCTCGACCGATCTCGTTGCCCTTTACAAAGCACTCGGGGGTGGCTGGGAAATGGTGTTTCCCGACAAGGATGCACCAACTCTGGCTACGCCCGAGATGACCGCTTCGGTGGCGCCGGCTCCAGCGGCCCAATAG
- a CDS encoding DHA2 family efflux MFS transporter permease subunit — MDSNDHADWRPSHNPWLIAVVVTLAAFMEILDTTIVNVALPHIAGALSSSNDEATWALTSYLVANGIVLTISGWLSDVIGRKRYFVICIIMFTVCSFLCGVATSLGQLIVFRLLQGFFGGGLQPNQQSIILDTFPPAKRGAAFGVTAIATIVAPVLGPTLGGWLTDTYNWRWVFLVNIPFGIIAVFLVSVLVEDPPWVKARRSKGIDYIGLTLITVGLGCLQVMMDRGEDEDWFSSHFIVIMALFAGLGILGAIGWLLVAKKPIVSLEVFKDRNYAVGSICIAAVGGVLYAGAVIIPQFSQTVIGYDATWSGLILSPGGVAIIILIPLVGRLMSFVQTRYLIIVGFMIMGAAFLYSSTLVPTIDFKTLVLMRSFQTMGLGFLFVPISTIAYSTLPRDLNGDGTALFTMLRNVFGSIGISLATAMITERTQVRQSYLSQWMTPFYQPFNDLVAQYERTLISMGHAAGAVHDIALGRVYQTFRTQAQVLAYSDVFLYIAVIAFAVIPFCFLFSNAKGGGGGPVH, encoded by the coding sequence GTGGATTCAAACGACCACGCGGACTGGAGGCCATCGCATAATCCGTGGCTGATCGCGGTCGTCGTCACGCTCGCCGCCTTCATGGAAATTCTCGACACGACGATCGTCAATGTCGCGCTTCCGCATATTGCCGGAGCCTTGTCCTCGTCGAACGATGAAGCGACCTGGGCTTTGACCTCTTATCTCGTCGCCAATGGCATTGTGCTGACGATTTCCGGCTGGCTCAGCGATGTCATTGGCCGCAAGCGTTATTTTGTTATCTGCATCATCATGTTCACGGTCTGCTCGTTTCTCTGCGGGGTCGCGACGAGCCTTGGACAACTCATCGTCTTTCGTCTTTTGCAGGGCTTCTTCGGCGGTGGTTTACAGCCGAACCAGCAATCGATCATCCTCGATACCTTCCCACCAGCAAAGCGTGGTGCGGCGTTCGGTGTTACCGCGATCGCGACGATCGTCGCGCCGGTGCTGGGGCCGACGCTTGGCGGTTGGCTGACCGATACTTACAATTGGCGCTGGGTCTTTCTCGTCAATATACCGTTCGGCATTATCGCGGTCTTTCTCGTCTCTGTCCTCGTCGAAGACCCGCCGTGGGTAAAGGCGCGGCGGAGCAAGGGTATTGATTATATCGGCTTGACTTTGATCACCGTCGGTCTCGGCTGCCTGCAGGTGATGATGGATCGCGGCGAAGATGAAGATTGGTTCAGTTCCCATTTTATTGTCATCATGGCTCTGTTCGCGGGACTTGGCATCCTCGGCGCCATAGGTTGGCTGCTCGTCGCGAAAAAACCGATTGTCAGTCTGGAGGTCTTCAAGGACCGTAATTATGCGGTGGGCAGTATCTGCATCGCGGCGGTTGGTGGAGTGCTTTATGCTGGCGCGGTCATCATTCCGCAATTTTCACAGACCGTCATCGGGTACGATGCGACCTGGTCGGGCCTCATCCTGTCGCCAGGCGGCGTTGCTATTATCATCCTTATCCCGCTTGTCGGGCGGTTGATGAGCTTCGTCCAGACGCGTTATCTTATCATTGTCGGCTTTATGATCATGGGGGCCGCCTTTCTTTATTCCAGCACGCTCGTTCCGACGATCGATTTCAAGACTCTTGTGCTGATGCGGTCGTTTCAGACCATGGGGCTCGGTTTTCTCTTTGTGCCGATCAGCACAATCGCTTATTCGACCCTGCCGCGTGACTTGAATGGTGATGGGACAGCGCTCTTCACCATGTTGCGGAATGTCTTCGGCTCGATCGGTATTTCGCTGGCGACGGCAATGATTACCGAACGGACACAGGTCCGCCAATCCTATCTATCGCAATGGATGACGCCGTTTTATCAGCCTTTCAACGATCTCGTTGCTCAATATGAGCGGACCTTGATCTCGATGGGTCACGCCGCTGGAGCTGTGCATGATATTGCCTTGGGACGTGTCTATCAGACGTTTCGCACGCAAGCACAAGTCTTGGCCTATTCGGATGTTTTTCTCTACATTGCCGTTATCGCTTTTGCCGTCATCCCGTTCTGTTTCCTGTTTTCAAACGCGAAGGGCGGCGGCGGCGGTCCCGTGCATTAG
- a CDS encoding HlyD family secretion protein — protein MDEAYHSGETADLVKTSSPEDRLHARVKSEGLAPERDKPLIEDNGNGGSPQNDKARQKRGGTVKLVGFLVVAALALGGGYYWFTSRNLESTDDAFTDGRAISVAPRVAGQVVALDVTDNQFVRKGDPLIHIDPSQFTVSRDSAQGNLDMAKAQFAGEQYGAEIARKNYPAVLQQSQAQLAVAQANLFRATADNKRQKSLPKQATTQQEVDAAEAAYRQAEAQVQLAQAQVFQNSPVPQRIGVADSTVGQLKGQVEQAQAQLDQANLNLDWTVVRAPQDGWITKRNVEVGTYVSPGQQIFSIVSPEVWVTANFKENQLDRMRAGQPVKIEVDAYPHLDLHGHVDSIQLGSGSKFTAFPPENATGNYVKIVQRVPVKILIDKGLDPEQPLPLGLSVVPTVTLK, from the coding sequence ATGGACGAAGCTTATCACAGTGGTGAGACCGCGGATTTGGTGAAAACCTCGTCCCCGGAGGATCGGTTGCATGCCCGTGTCAAAAGCGAAGGTCTTGCGCCCGAACGTGACAAGCCGCTGATCGAGGACAACGGCAATGGCGGTTCGCCGCAAAACGACAAGGCCCGCCAGAAACGGGGTGGCACGGTCAAGCTGGTGGGCTTTCTTGTCGTTGCCGCCTTGGCCTTGGGCGGCGGCTATTATTGGTTCACTTCGCGTAATCTCGAATCCACCGACGATGCCTTTACGGATGGCCGGGCGATCAGTGTCGCGCCGCGTGTGGCGGGGCAGGTCGTGGCCCTCGATGTCACGGATAATCAGTTCGTGCGCAAGGGTGATCCGCTGATCCATATTGATCCGAGCCAGTTTACGGTCAGCCGTGATTCCGCCCAAGGCAATCTGGATATGGCCAAGGCGCAATTTGCTGGCGAGCAATATGGCGCCGAGATCGCCCGCAAGAATTATCCGGCTGTGTTGCAACAGTCACAGGCGCAATTGGCGGTCGCGCAGGCCAATCTGTTCAGGGCGACAGCGGATAATAAACGTCAGAAAAGCCTGCCGAAACAAGCAACGACCCAACAGGAGGTCGATGCCGCCGAGGCTGCCTACCGCCAGGCCGAGGCTCAAGTGCAATTGGCGCAGGCCCAGGTTTTCCAAAATTCGCCGGTCCCGCAGCGGATTGGTGTCGCCGACAGCACGGTCGGCCAATTGAAGGGCCAGGTTGAACAGGCACAAGCGCAGCTCGATCAAGCCAATTTGAACCTCGACTGGACTGTGGTGCGGGCCCCGCAGGACGGCTGGATCACCAAGCGCAACGTCGAGGTCGGCACTTATGTATCGCCCGGCCAGCAGATTTTCTCGATTGTGTCGCCGGAAGTCTGGGTCACCGCCAATTTCAAGGAGAACCAGCTTGATCGGATGCGTGCTGGCCAGCCCGTCAAGATCGAGGTTGATGCCTATCCTCATCTCGACCTTCATGGCCATGTCGATAGCATTCAACTCGGTTCCGGTTCGAAATTCACGGCTTTCCCGCCGGAAAATGCGACGGGTAATTATGTGAAGATCGTCCAGCGTGTCCCGGTCAAGATCCTAATCGATAAGGGGCTTGATCCGGAGCAGCCTTTGCCGCTGGGTCTTTCGGTCGTGCCGACGGTCACTTTGAAATGA
- a CDS encoding TetR/AcrR family transcriptional regulator has translation MRPLEHRVPRGQKRREEIAAIAEQIFLELGFAETTMQIVATRAGASKETLYRHFGCKAELFSEVMNARCQRFMTGAAEVCAHENDPATVLAAIGSALLDLILSPNGLAMYRIVVTETVRTPELGHIFFNLGPNRLLAQVSDYLKSMTAAGKLNCPQPVLAAKLFLGAVSSSHQMRELAIPGVEIIGEEEKKMYVDEAVAMFLARYGRP, from the coding sequence GTGAGACCGCTTGAACATCGTGTGCCGCGTGGCCAGAAACGCCGGGAAGAAATCGCCGCGATCGCGGAACAGATTTTCCTGGAATTAGGTTTTGCCGAGACGACGATGCAGATCGTCGCGACCCGCGCTGGCGCCTCCAAGGAGACGCTGTACCGGCATTTCGGCTGTAAGGCGGAACTGTTTTCCGAAGTCATGAACGCACGTTGCCAACGCTTCATGACCGGTGCGGCCGAGGTTTGCGCTCATGAGAATGATCCGGCAACCGTTCTGGCAGCCATTGGCAGCGCTTTGCTCGACCTGATCCTCAGCCCCAACGGTCTCGCAATGTATCGGATCGTCGTCACTGAAACGGTGCGTACCCCGGAACTCGGCCATATTTTTTTCAACCTTGGTCCGAACCGGCTTCTCGCTCAGGTCAGCGATTATCTCAAATCCATGACTGCCGCGGGCAAACTCAACTGCCCCCAACCCGTGCTTGCCGCCAAATTATTCCTTGGTGCCGTCAGCTCCTCGCATCAGATGCGGGAACTGGCGATCCCCGGTGTGGAAATCATCGGCGAGGAGGAGAAGAAAATGTATGTGGACGAGGCGGTCGCGATGTTCCTCGCACGTTACGGCCGACCTTAA